A single Ignavibacteriales bacterium DNA region contains:
- the lepB gene encoding signal peptidase I yields MNFKEIGRKILGIRTDEELAAQAKKTPKEKVIEFFKSLGFALIAALFIITFFIQNTRIPTGSMENTILVGDFVIVNKFIYGSSSPRYIPFTEIALPYFTIPGIREPEAGDIVVFEFPGDREDLVPKELNVNYVKRLIGMPGDTLQIINRVAYINGKEFPVPPYVHYALPYSKPADRGEDYIYPAGAPWNEDNYGPYVVPKAGMKITLTPENYMQWRTFIDREHGERVVELKGGTVTIKGKPVNSYTVQKDYYFMIGDNRNDSYDSRFWGPVSRDAVVGSAFLVLFSWDREIPFFNIFKLLGSVRLERIMMVLE; encoded by the coding sequence TTGAATTTTAAGGAAATCGGAAGAAAAATTCTGGGGATCCGCACAGACGAAGAACTTGCCGCACAGGCAAAAAAAACTCCAAAAGAAAAAGTCATAGAATTTTTTAAATCACTGGGTTTTGCTCTAATCGCCGCACTTTTCATTATAACATTCTTTATTCAGAACACCAGAATCCCCACTGGTTCAATGGAGAATACTATTCTGGTGGGTGATTTTGTGATAGTGAATAAGTTCATCTACGGCTCATCTTCTCCGAGATATATACCTTTTACCGAAATTGCGCTCCCGTATTTCACTATCCCGGGTATCCGTGAACCTGAAGCAGGGGATATTGTGGTTTTTGAATTCCCTGGTGACCGCGAAGATCTGGTGCCAAAGGAACTCAATGTAAACTATGTAAAACGCCTCATTGGTATGCCGGGTGATACACTGCAAATCATTAACCGTGTTGCTTATATCAATGGAAAGGAGTTCCCGGTGCCTCCGTATGTTCATTATGCACTTCCTTACTCAAAACCTGCTGACAGAGGGGAAGATTATATTTATCCGGCAGGCGCACCGTGGAATGAAGATAATTACGGCCCCTATGTGGTGCCGAAAGCAGGAATGAAAATTACACTTACGCCGGAAAATTATATGCAGTGGAGAACTTTTATTGACCGCGAACATGGCGAAAGGGTGGTAGAATTGAAAGGAGGTACTGTGACCATAAAAGGTAAGCCGGTTAACTCTTATACTGTGCAGAAAGATTATTACTTTATGATCGGAGATAACCGCAATGACAGTTATGACAGCAGATTCTGGGGGCCGGTTTCCCGTGATGCAGTGGTTGGTTCAGCATTTCTGGTACTGTTTTCGTGGGACAGAGAAATACCATTCTTTAATATTTTCAAGCTGCTTGGCTCTGTCAGGCTTGAGAGAATTATGATGGTACTTGAATAA
- the gatB gene encoding Asp-tRNA(Asn)/Glu-tRNA(Gln) amidotransferase subunit GatB, with protein sequence MLYGNYEAVIGLEVHAQLSTRTKIFCGCSTDFGNEPNSNVCPVCLGHPGVLPVLNKRAVEYAVKMGLAVNCHIAEKSVFARKNYFYPDLPKGYQISQYDEPLCTGGYIKVYPQSGEEKTIGITRIHLEEDAGKSIHDRGSATLVDLNRTGVPLIEIVSEPDIRTAEEAVLYLSAIRQIVQYLGICDGNMEEGSLRCDANISVRQKGETKLGTKTEVKNMNSFRSVERAIEYEIARQIDLLEDGKEIIQQTLLWNADTNTAHPMRTKEDSHDYRYFPDPDLIPVVLSEEYINEVRSNLPELPEKRRERFMEEYQIPAYDAGVLTQSKSIADYFEQVTARTKEYKLASNWVMVDLMKVLNERKAGAEESPVSSQSLADLINEIGKGTISSKIAKEVFADMVETGKEPLAIIKEKNLIQVSDPEEIKKIIRSVIEAAPSQAEEYRSGKEKVFGYFVGQVMKQSKGKANPAMVNELLKEMLLNG encoded by the coding sequence TTGTTATACGGAAATTATGAAGCGGTTATCGGGCTGGAAGTGCACGCTCAGCTTTCCACCCGGACCAAAATCTTTTGCGGCTGCAGTACTGATTTTGGCAATGAACCAAACAGCAATGTCTGTCCGGTCTGCCTCGGGCATCCCGGTGTGCTTCCGGTCTTAAATAAAAGAGCCGTTGAATATGCTGTAAAAATGGGGCTTGCGGTCAACTGCCATATCGCTGAAAAATCAGTGTTTGCCCGAAAGAATTATTTTTATCCTGACCTCCCGAAAGGGTATCAGATCTCGCAATATGACGAGCCTCTCTGCACCGGAGGATATATTAAGGTATATCCGCAGTCCGGCGAAGAAAAAACCATCGGAATTACCCGGATTCATCTTGAGGAAGACGCAGGTAAATCAATTCACGACCGTGGCAGCGCGACATTAGTTGACCTCAACCGCACCGGTGTCCCCCTCATTGAAATTGTAAGCGAGCCGGATATACGCACGGCTGAGGAAGCGGTGCTCTATCTTTCGGCTATCCGCCAGATTGTGCAGTATCTGGGAATCTGTGACGGCAATATGGAGGAGGGGTCGCTGCGTTGTGATGCCAATATATCCGTCCGGCAGAAAGGGGAGACAAAGCTCGGCACTAAAACAGAAGTGAAGAATATGAACTCCTTCCGCAGTGTGGAACGTGCTATTGAATATGAAATTGCACGGCAGATTGATCTGCTCGAGGATGGGAAAGAAATTATCCAGCAAACCCTTCTCTGGAATGCTGATACCAACACCGCGCATCCGATGCGTACCAAGGAAGATTCGCATGACTACCGCTATTTCCCGGATCCTGATCTGATACCGGTCGTGCTCTCAGAGGAGTATATAAATGAAGTCCGTTCAAACCTCCCTGAACTGCCGGAAAAAAGGAGGGAGAGGTTCATGGAGGAGTACCAGATTCCTGCGTATGATGCCGGAGTGCTGACGCAGTCAAAATCCATCGCTGATTATTTTGAGCAGGTAACCGCCCGCACAAAAGAATACAAACTGGCGTCTAACTGGGTAATGGTTGACCTGATGAAGGTGCTGAATGAACGGAAAGCGGGTGCGGAAGAGTCTCCCGTTTCTTCGCAGTCATTGGCTGACCTGATAAACGAGATTGGCAAAGGCACCATCAGCAGCAAGATTGCCAAAGAGGTATTCGCTGATATGGTTGAGACTGGCAAAGAACCGCTGGCAATCATTAAGGAAAAGAACCTGATTCAGGTTTCCGACCCGGAAGAAATTAAAAAGATTATCCGCTCCGTAATTGAAGCAGCACCCTCGCAAGCAGAGGAATACAGAAGCGGCAAGGAAAAGGTTTTCGGATATTTTGTCGGTCAGGTTATGAAGCAAAGCAAAGGAAAGGCAAATCCGGCAATGGTAAATGAATTATTAAAGGAAATGCTGCTTAACGGATAA
- a CDS encoding alpha-amylase — protein MLNFKVFTILALFFSGLFQFSFFAKPYSNIKPPDWSHNKTIYEVNLRQFSPGGSIKEFREHLPRLKEMGVGILWFMPIHPVGAENRKGTLGSYYSVQDYKGVDPAYGTKEEFRELVKEIHSMGMYIILDWVANHTAWDNPWSKSNPEFYVKDKEGKFTPPRGTDWSDVIQLDYSNKEMRLAMTDALEYWVREFDVDGYRCDVAAMVPTDFWESVYKKLSAIKPVFMLAEAHEVALHKNAFHMSYAWDTFNLMKDMAKGKEKPEDFLKKVKKQDSPYPPQGIRMRFTSNHDENSWNGTEFELFGDAALAYSVLAATLPGMHLIYTGQEAGNKKRLAFFEKDPVDWSDLSRTDFFKKLNMLKRDNSALHHSVKSGSMEPIKHSNGKLITYLRRNGSDAVLVVVNVTSSPQTTVIKSVKGLPEMTDIFSGAKIALAKEASVTLQPGEHRVYAFSKADKK, from the coding sequence ATGCTGAATTTCAAGGTTTTTACCATTTTGGCCCTGTTTTTTTCGGGACTGTTTCAGTTCTCTTTTTTCGCCAAGCCTTACTCCAACATCAAACCGCCGGACTGGAGTCATAATAAGACCATTTATGAGGTTAATCTGCGCCAGTTCAGCCCGGGCGGCAGCATAAAGGAATTCAGAGAACATCTGCCCCGCCTGAAGGAGATGGGGGTCGGAATTCTCTGGTTCATGCCTATTCATCCGGTCGGAGCGGAAAACCGGAAGGGCACTCTGGGCAGCTACTATTCAGTACAGGATTACAAGGGAGTAGATCCGGCTTACGGCACAAAGGAGGAATTCCGCGAACTGGTGAAAGAGATTCACTCGATGGGAATGTACATCATCCTCGACTGGGTGGCAAACCACACCGCGTGGGATAATCCCTGGTCAAAATCCAATCCTGAGTTTTATGTTAAGGATAAAGAAGGAAAATTCACACCTCCAAGAGGGACTGACTGGTCGGATGTAATTCAGCTTGATTACAGCAATAAGGAAATGCGCCTTGCCATGACCGATGCTCTGGAATACTGGGTGCGGGAGTTCGATGTTGACGGTTACCGATGCGATGTGGCCGCTATGGTCCCGACTGATTTCTGGGAAAGTGTGTATAAAAAACTTTCAGCCATTAAACCGGTCTTTATGCTGGCGGAAGCTCACGAAGTTGCTCTTCATAAAAATGCATTCCACATGAGCTATGCATGGGATACCTTTAACCTGATGAAGGATATGGCAAAGGGGAAGGAAAAACCGGAAGATTTCCTGAAAAAAGTTAAGAAACAGGACAGCCCTTATCCGCCGCAGGGTATCAGGATGAGATTCACTTCCAACCATGATGAAAACTCCTGGAACGGCACCGAGTTTGAACTCTTTGGCGATGCAGCCCTTGCTTACAGCGTACTTGCGGCCACCCTGCCCGGTATGCACCTGATATATACTGGTCAGGAAGCCGGCAATAAAAAACGGCTGGCATTTTTTGAAAAAGATCCTGTTGACTGGAGCGACTTAAGCCGAACTGATTTTTTTAAGAAACTTAATATGCTCAAGCGGGATAACTCAGCACTCCACCACAGTGTAAAGAGCGGTTCCATGGAACCAATAAAGCACAGCAACGGAAAGCTGATTACCTATCTCAGAAGAAACGGCTCTGATGCAGTTCTGGTTGTGGTTAATGTGACTTCATCTCCGCAGACAACCGTTATAAAATCAGTAAAAGGACTTCCTGAGATGACGGATATATTCAGTGGTGCAAAAATCGCTCTTGCCAAAGAAGCTTCTGTAACACTTCAGCCCGGTGAGCACCGTGTTTATGCATTCAGCAAAGCTGATAAGAAGTAA
- the gldC gene encoding gliding motility protein GldC → MAQQSEIKFRITLDESKIPEKLEWSATDSENEDFSECKTMMLTLWDAKERATMSIDLWTKDMMIDDMNILFHQTLLKLGDTYNRATNNFEISEMFRKFADEFAVKLELLPNSPVKTTEKDL, encoded by the coding sequence ATGGCGCAGCAGTCTGAGATAAAATTCCGTATCACCTTAGATGAATCAAAAATTCCGGAAAAATTAGAGTGGAGTGCCACCGATTCGGAAAACGAAGATTTTTCGGAATGCAAAACCATGATGCTCACTCTCTGGGACGCAAAAGAGCGGGCAACCATGAGCATTGACCTCTGGACAAAAGATATGATGATTGACGATATGAATATCCTTTTTCATCAGACTCTCCTGAAACTCGGGGATACCTACAACCGCGCAACGAACAATTTTGAAATCAGTGAAATGTTCAGAAAGTTTGCTGATGAATTCGCGGTTAAACTTGAACTGCTCCCGAACTCCCCTGTTAAAACCACTGAGAAAGATTTATAG
- a CDS encoding T9SS type A sorting domain-containing protein produces MKQTLKAGMKYALTIITMMTFWFLSTGFTGEDGKTKHEIKNNPPIYIAFLWHMHQPIYWPYESIIQTQQNNRYPFNVIDIHNSRTGPYTSWPKNAVQKGVNANMPHFGAQVSFSGTLIENLNALEVNGNGNFINWKSHWNFSKNQNTTLGNPRMDMVAFGYFHPLMGLIDDLDIRKQIQMHKQIFSQNFPGPYSKGMFPPENAFTPRMIPSLAAEGIEWILVDNVHFDRAAQGYPFNTSGNIYEPNKADQLNPNPNDWVQLNGLWAPTRNSARWGRQPHYVEYVDPQTGQKTKIIAVPADRYMGNEDGRGGFGALNYEAVMSQLEQYNTDPQHPILIVLHHDGDNYGGGTDSYYGSNFQNFVNWLQANPSRFVCTTIQDYLEMYPPDPNDVIHIEDGSWSGADNGDPEFKKWLGDPDATGYSHDHNSWGVLTAVKNWVHTANQIDPNNSNTINAFKYLLVGEASDYWYWDGSLGGIWDSHPTRAANQAYNFAQQVTGTDLTPPTVFIPQREPYNPGGTEWGIAQTNNMKVWSYVYDKSGLEYVKLKYRLDLDGQNPMISIQNETYAGGDEVGAWQEIVMTGKTIPSQTIPAPVIKAQEFSAAISGLNDKLVDYYIEAKDNNGNIYMSPIKQVWIGANTGGGGGTGGTVVSWTPTALTKNDTITIKVTNASQGAKLHWGVNNVGNTWTTPDTSYWPAGTVKFNGSGPAVESPFQGPDTSGTLTIKIGPFNNPVQNVDRINFVIHYNDNTWNNNNGQDFLITLGSGGGGGGAAFVMDGQPDATAQIVATNNGVNLYLGWNGSDLYVATQSAQSQGKDVFIFVADSVRGMVSAPWAKSGQVGGYSAYLANESTNNYVTWGDASGATLKAAGQILEGSINLQQEFGFIPATVKIAVGQYQTADQGALQGQVPSGNSNGDIEAGEYFVFDFVLSSVKEEMNNPVKAELSQNYPNPFNPATVISYFIPEPGEVSLLIYDVLGNQVAVLADGYKTTGYHTAEFNPAQPKLSSGLYIYTLRAGNSLLSRKMMYLK; encoded by the coding sequence ATGAAACAGACCCTGAAGGCAGGGATGAAATATGCCCTGACCATTATCACGATGATGACTTTCTGGTTCCTTTCAACCGGCTTCACCGGTGAGGACGGAAAAACAAAGCATGAAATAAAAAACAATCCGCCTATATATATTGCGTTCCTCTGGCACATGCATCAGCCGATTTACTGGCCGTATGAAAGCATTATCCAGACGCAGCAGAATAACCGCTATCCCTTTAATGTGATAGACATTCATAACTCCCGCACAGGACCCTACACCAGCTGGCCGAAAAACGCGGTGCAGAAGGGGGTAAACGCGAATATGCCTCATTTCGGCGCCCAGGTTAGTTTTTCCGGAACGCTCATTGAAAATCTTAATGCTCTTGAGGTAAACGGCAACGGCAACTTTATTAACTGGAAGTCTCACTGGAATTTCAGTAAGAACCAGAATACCACACTTGGCAACCCGAGAATGGATATGGTTGCCTTCGGATATTTCCATCCGCTGATGGGGCTGATTGATGATCTGGATATACGGAAGCAGATTCAGATGCATAAGCAGATTTTTTCACAGAACTTCCCCGGCCCCTATTCAAAGGGTATGTTTCCGCCGGAGAATGCTTTCACTCCAAGGATGATTCCTTCACTTGCGGCAGAGGGTATCGAGTGGATTCTGGTTGATAATGTTCATTTTGACCGTGCTGCCCAGGGCTATCCCTTTAACACAAGCGGTAATATATATGAACCAAACAAGGCTGATCAGCTTAATCCCAATCCCAATGACTGGGTACAGCTGAACGGACTCTGGGCTCCCACACGCAACTCAGCACGCTGGGGAAGACAGCCCCATTATGTAGAGTATGTTGATCCGCAGACCGGACAAAAAACAAAGATTATTGCAGTCCCGGCAGACAGATATATGGGGAACGAAGACGGCCGCGGCGGTTTTGGGGCACTCAATTATGAAGCGGTCATGAGCCAGCTTGAGCAGTATAACACTGATCCGCAGCATCCGATTTTGATAGTGCTTCACCATGATGGTGATAACTATGGCGGGGGAACCGACAGCTATTACGGAAGTAATTTCCAGAACTTTGTAAACTGGCTGCAGGCAAATCCTTCCCGATTTGTCTGTACCACCATTCAGGATTATCTTGAAATGTATCCGCCCGATCCCAATGATGTCATCCATATTGAAGACGGCTCATGGAGCGGTGCTGATAACGGCGATCCTGAATTCAAAAAGTGGCTCGGCGATCCTGATGCAACTGGTTACAGCCACGATCATAACAGCTGGGGAGTTCTCACAGCAGTAAAGAACTGGGTGCATACCGCGAATCAGATTGACCCAAACAATTCGAATACCATCAATGCATTTAAGTATCTGCTTGTCGGTGAAGCAAGTGATTACTGGTACTGGGACGGATCTCTTGGCGGCATCTGGGACTCTCATCCGACCCGTGCAGCGAATCAGGCATATAACTTTGCACAGCAGGTGACCGGAACTGATCTTACACCTCCAACGGTATTTATTCCTCAGCGTGAGCCATATAATCCTGGCGGGACTGAGTGGGGAATTGCACAGACCAACAACATGAAGGTCTGGAGTTATGTATATGACAAATCAGGGCTTGAATATGTAAAACTGAAATACCGTCTTGATCTTGACGGACAGAATCCGATGATCAGTATTCAGAATGAAACCTATGCCGGCGGTGATGAAGTGGGTGCATGGCAGGAAATTGTAATGACCGGAAAGACCATCCCTTCGCAGACTATTCCGGCACCGGTGATTAAGGCACAGGAGTTCTCCGCAGCCATTTCCGGCCTGAATGATAAACTGGTGGACTATTACATCGAAGCAAAGGATAATAACGGTAATATATATATGTCACCAATTAAGCAGGTCTGGATCGGCGCTAACACCGGCGGAGGCGGCGGTACCGGTGGTACCGTTGTTTCATGGACTCCGACTGCACTTACAAAGAATGATACCATTACGATAAAAGTTACCAATGCATCGCAGGGAGCAAAACTTCATTGGGGAGTGAACAATGTCGGCAATACCTGGACAACCCCGGACACCTCCTACTGGCCTGCAGGAACGGTTAAATTTAATGGGAGTGGACCCGCGGTTGAATCACCATTCCAGGGTCCTGATACATCAGGAACTCTTACCATAAAGATAGGACCGTTTAATAATCCGGTGCAGAATGTTGACAGAATCAATTTCGTTATTCACTACAATGACAATACTTGGAATAATAACAACGGACAGGACTTCCTCATTACGCTCGGTTCAGGCGGCGGCGGGGGAGGTGCAGCTTTTGTGATGGACGGACAGCCTGACGCGACAGCACAGATTGTTGCAACCAACAACGGTGTCAACCTGTATCTTGGCTGGAACGGCAGCGACCTCTATGTTGCAACACAGAGCGCTCAGTCACAGGGGAAGGATGTATTTATCTTTGTTGCAGATTCAGTCCGCGGAATGGTTTCAGCACCATGGGCGAAAAGCGGGCAGGTTGGCGGTTACTCAGCATATCTTGCAAATGAGAGTACCAATAATTATGTGACCTGGGGTGATGCATCTGGTGCAACACTTAAAGCAGCAGGGCAGATTCTGGAAGGCAGCATCAACCTGCAGCAGGAGTTTGGTTTTATTCCTGCCACAGTGAAAATTGCCGTGGGACAGTATCAAACCGCTGACCAGGGTGCGCTGCAAGGGCAGGTACCGTCAGGAAACAGCAACGGTGATATTGAAGCAGGAGAGTATTTCGTTTTTGATTTTGTTCTTTCTTCAGTAAAAGAAGAAATGAACAACCCTGTTAAAGCAGAACTCTCGCAGAATTATCCGAATCCCTTTAATCCTGCAACAGTGATTAGCTATTTTATTCCGGAGCCGGGTGAGGTAAGTCTGCTTATATATGATGTGCTCGGCAATCAGGTTGCAGTTCTTGCGGACGGATATAAAACCACGGGCTATCACACTGCGGAGTTTAACCCCGCGCAGCCTAAACTTTCATCAGGGTTGTATATATACACTCTGCGTGCAGGGAACTCATTACTCAGCAGAAAAATGATGTACTTGAAATAA
- a CDS encoding amidohydrolase has protein sequence MNVFASNTPVTAKKLYKNGKIFTSDLKNKWVEAVVTHGNRIVFAGKEKDAAAFTDKSTEVIDLKGKLMLPGFIDNHTHFLSGGFYLDGLDLRGAKSTTEFKNIIREYVKKHPDGWITGGNWDHEAWEVKDLPRKEWIDEFTPNQPVMIDRFDGHMALVNSYALKLAGITKDTPSPEGGLIVKDPVTGEPTGMLKDNAMGLVYTLIPDHSPSEYDRALELALAHAKKLGVTSIQDITYRNDLLAYQRFEKQGKLTCRVYTRLPVYEYKNLVNAGITYGFGSDLLKLGSLKVFADGSLGSSTAWFFEPYDQDTTTSGLPNDYVIDGRLKEWAIDADKNLLQLSVHAIGDKANKYILDLFEEITSVNPKWDRRFRIEHAQHVRFEEIPQFKRLGVIASVQPYHAIDDGCWAEKRIGKRRIQYTYPFRSYLDGGVHLAFGSDWTVAPLSPILGIHAAVTRATLDGLNPDGWIPNQKISVEEAVLSYTITNAYAAFEEKVKGSIEPGKFADFVILEKDIFTIAPETIKDVEVAMTVFDGATIYKK, from the coding sequence ATGAATGTGTTTGCCTCAAACACCCCCGTTACAGCAAAAAAGCTTTATAAAAACGGAAAGATTTTTACCTCTGACCTTAAAAACAAGTGGGTGGAGGCAGTGGTAACCCACGGCAACAGGATTGTTTTTGCCGGAAAGGAAAAGGATGCAGCAGCATTCACCGATAAGTCCACAGAGGTGATTGACCTGAAGGGGAAACTGATGCTGCCGGGATTTATTGATAATCACACCCATTTCCTTTCAGGCGGATTCTATCTTGACGGACTTGATCTGCGCGGTGCTAAAAGCACAACAGAGTTTAAGAATATCATCAGAGAGTACGTAAAGAAACATCCCGACGGATGGATAACAGGCGGCAACTGGGATCATGAAGCATGGGAAGTAAAGGACCTACCCAGAAAAGAATGGATTGACGAGTTCACACCAAATCAGCCGGTGATGATTGACCGCTTTGACGGACACATGGCTCTGGTTAATTCCTACGCGCTCAAGCTTGCAGGTATTACTAAAGATACACCAAGTCCTGAAGGAGGACTGATCGTAAAAGATCCCGTCACAGGAGAGCCGACCGGCATGCTGAAGGATAACGCAATGGGTCTTGTATATACGCTGATTCCGGATCACTCCCCTTCAGAATATGACCGCGCGCTTGAACTTGCACTTGCGCATGCAAAAAAGCTTGGAGTTACCAGTATTCAGGACATCACCTACAGAAACGATCTGCTTGCCTATCAGCGATTTGAAAAGCAGGGGAAACTCACCTGCCGGGTATATACACGCCTTCCGGTGTATGAATATAAGAATCTGGTTAATGCAGGAATTACCTATGGCTTTGGCAGTGATCTGCTGAAACTGGGCTCGCTGAAAGTATTTGCTGACGGCTCTCTCGGCAGCAGCACCGCATGGTTTTTTGAACCCTACGACCAGGATACCACCACGAGCGGTCTTCCGAATGACTATGTGATTGACGGCCGCCTGAAAGAGTGGGCAATTGATGCGGATAAAAACCTTCTGCAGCTTTCAGTGCATGCGATCGGAGACAAAGCAAATAAATATATACTTGACCTGTTTGAAGAAATTACCAGTGTTAATCCAAAATGGGACCGCCGTTTCCGCATTGAACACGCTCAGCATGTCCGGTTTGAAGAAATCCCCCAGTTTAAGCGCCTTGGCGTAATAGCTTCGGTTCAGCCGTATCATGCAATAGACGACGGATGCTGGGCAGAAAAGCGGATCGGCAAACGACGGATTCAGTACACCTACCCCTTCAGAAGCTATCTTGACGGAGGAGTGCATCTGGCATTCGGAAGTGACTGGACGGTTGCGCCGTTAAGCCCGATTCTTGGCATTCATGCAGCAGTTACCCGGGCTACACTTGACGGACTTAATCCGGACGGATGGATACCGAATCAGAAAATTTCAGTAGAAGAAGCAGTGCTCAGTTATACTATAACGAATGCTTATGCCGCTTTTGAAGAGAAGGTGAAAGGTTCAATTGAGCCGGGTAAGTTCGCAGATTTTGTGATTCTTGAAAAAGATATTTTTACCATTGCTCCCGAGACCATCAAGGATGTTGAGGTGGCAATGACCGTGTTTGACGGAGCCACAATATATAAGAAATAA